The window GAAGGACAACAACGTTGATCTTTCGCAGGTTCCAGGCACAGGGGCTTCTGGCCGCATCACCAAGACCGACATCGTCAGCCATCTTGAGCAAGGGCCAAAGCCTGTCACGGCTGTGTCAGCCGCCCCTGCAGCCTCACCTGCACCAGCCGCTGCCAAGCCAGCAGCTCCTCAGCCACAGCCGGGCGAGCTGGTTCCCATGACCAAGATGCGCTCCATCATTGCGCAGCGCATGGTCGAGTCCAAGCGCACCAGTCCACACGTCCACACCGTCTTCAAAGTGGATATGACGCGCATCGTGAAGCTCCGCGAAAAAGAAAAGTCGAAGTACGAGCAGCGCAACGGCGTCAAACTCACCTACATGCCCTTCATCACGCGTGCCGCAATCGTCGCGTTGAGGAAGCATCCCGTCGTCAACGGATCCATCGAAGGCGAAGCCATCCGCTACAACAAGAACATCAACATCGGAATCGCCGTGGCACTCGACTGGGGCCTTATCGTCCCCGTCTTGAAGCAGACCGAAGAGAAGAACTTCCTCGGAATTGCACGTGGCATCGTCGATGTAGCAGACCGCGCCCGCAGCAAGAAGCTCGCCCCAGACGAGATCTCCGGTGGCACCTTCACCCTCACCAACTCCGGCATCTTCGGCGAGCAGTTCGGAACCCCCATCATCAACCAGCCGCAGAGCGCAATCCTTGGCATCGGCGGCCTCAACAAGGAAGCCGAAGTCATCACTGACAAGGATGGCAACGACTCCATCGCGATCCGCTCAATCCAGCGCTTTACCCTGGGCTTCGATCACCGCATCGTCGACGGCGCCGACGCCGGCAAATTCATGTCGGACTTCAAAGCGTATCTTGAGAACTGGTCCGAAGACATCGGTTAGACAAACTCAAACAGACAGAAGAAAGCGGCAGATCAAGTCTGCCGCTTTTATTCTTTACGCCCACTACGGCTCGATGAACTCAACCAGAAAATCATTATCAGATTGAATATGATCCGCTGCGATCTCACATAGCTCCTGAGCGCTACAGTCCCAGTATTTTTTCTGCGAGAAATCCAGGCATTTTTCATCTAAGCATTTATATTCGCCATTTGCTGATGAGCCGAAAACGTCGATCCCAAGCAGGCGCATGTCTCGATGCTTGAACGCGCTCACAACTTCAACAGCAACATCCGGCGGGAAGAGTAGCGCATCTCTCCATTTGATAGCTCGATGCCGATAGTCTTCTAGAAAGCCGAAGTCTTCGTCCATCACAAAAGTTCCTTAGCGCGTTTGACTAGCGTAATTGCTTCTTCCGCACTGGTTCCCACCGCAGAAAGGTGGCCCATTTTACGGCCCTTACGCGGCTTGTGCTTCTCGTAAAGATGCAGTCTTACACCAGTAATTGCGAGAGCTGCATCGAATCGAGGTTCTCTCATAGAACCATCCGCCTCTATCCACAGATCCCCTAGTAAATTCACTATCGCCGCAGGCTGTACAACATCCACGCTTCCCAACGGCAGATCACACACCGCTCGCACCAATTGCTCAAACTGACTCGTCACACAGCCGCGTTCACTAGCGTGATAGCTATTGTGTGGACGCGGAGCAAGTTCATTTATCAGCAATTCACCCGATTTTGTGCAGAACATCTCGACCGCTAGAATTCCTTCCAGGCCAAACGTGTCCGCAATCTCCTCTGCCAGTTTGCGTGCCTCGCGCTCCGTAATGTCGGAGACTGGCGCAGGAATCACACTCCACTCCAGGATCTGGTTTTCATGATGGTTCAACGCTGGAGGATAAACCTTGACCTCGCCATTCGGAGCTCTCGCTACAAGTACCGAGATCTCTCTCTCCAGCTCGACCGCCTTTTCCACCAAGCCTGCACGCTCGCCAAGCGACTCCCAGGCGCCACGCACCTCATCTTCAATCGAAGCCCCAGCGACAAACCCCACCTTCCCCTGGCCTCGTCCGTCGTAGCCGCCCGTCGCGCTTTTGCAGAAGCATCTTCCCCCCAACGCAGTCACTGCGTCACGCAGTTCGTCGAGCGATCTCACCGCTCGATACTCACCCACAGGGAACCCATTTCGCCGAAGCCAATCCTTCTGTTCAATCCGGTCTTGAATCACCGCCAACATCGCCCCACCCGGTCGCACCGGTGCGTAGCTTGCTGCGGCCTCCATGCTTGCAGGTGAAATCTGTTCAATCTCTAGAGTCACGACATCGCAGCCTCGCGCAAGGTTTGCAGCCTCGCGCGAATCATCCCAACCTGCCTCGATACATCCATCCACCACAAATCGCGCGGGGCAAGCCGGGTCCGGATCGAGCACCATACTCCGATACCCCATCCCCCGAGCCGCCATGGCCGTCATCCGGCCCAGTTGGCCCCCACCAAAGATCCCAATCGTCGCACCTGGCAGAATTGGCTTCGCTATCGAAGAACCAGAGCTCACGCGTCAACCTCATCTTCCCCGACCGTTTGCGCCAGAACCTCATCGCGCCGTACCGCGCGCCAGGCCACCAGCTTCTCCCGCAAATTCGCATCTGTCGTCGCCAGCATCCCGACGGCCAGCAGCCCGGCGTTCGTCGCGCCAGACGCACCAATCGCTAGTGTCCCCACGGGAATCCCCTTTGGCATCTGCACGATACTCAAAAGAGAATCCAATCCCTGCAGTGCCGTCGCGGGTATCGGCACACCCAACACCGGCACCACCGTCTTCGCGGCAATCATTCCAGGCAGATGCGCAGCGCCACCCGCGCCGGCGATGATGATTCGCAGTCCACGTTCAACCGCAGCGTCTGCATAGTCAAATAACAGATCCGGTGTCCGGTGAGCCGAAACCACTTTCACCTCATGCGTCACGCCAAACTCCTGAAGCACCTCAACGGCGCCTCGCATCACCGCATAATCATTGCGGCTTCCCATCACAACTCCAACTAAAATGCTGCCCTGCGGCGCGGCGTCCATGGCCCGATTATACGGTTTCCCCTGCACGCCGCGCCCGCATCCGCACTACGTGTGCTTCGCCCACAGACTCGCGTTCAGGCACATCACCACACCGTCAATCGTCATACTCAATCCCCGGGTAAATTGCTCCGAATCGGCAATATGCTTCATCGTCACAGCGTCCGCTATGTCAATCGCCGCCCCAACGATCTCCACCGCTGCCTTCTTCTTCTGCTCACCAGACTCAGCGCCAAACAGAGCCTCCGTTCCTTGAACCACTCCAGGAATTAACGCAATCGACCGCAAAAATACCTTCAGAAAATTCATTCCTTCTCCTTAAACCCACTTATCGACGAAAATAATCAACGGCCAAATGAAACATCGCCAACAACGCCCCGCCAGCTGCAATCAGACCCTTAACGCGTTGCACGCTGCGTTCATGCTGCTCCACCCGATCCTCCAGTTGCGTCAATCTTCCCGGCTGGCCGATCCCCATCACCTGTTTCATCTGGCTCTTCAGCACACTCAAATCCGCTAATACCTGCCCTTCGAACTCTGTCATCTCCTCCTCCTTTCGCCGTTACTCACTCACGGGCAGATCTGTAAACACTGCACTTGAAAATCGCGAATAAAGAGGCGGTGTCGACCCGTCATACATTCGCACGTAGTAGTGTTCTATCTGTCCTTCGCGAGGAATCGAGAAGCTCCGTACGGGACTTCTCAGAACCAGGTCCTGATCAACCCCCGGACCAAAATCGCCATCCCGCCGCCTCACCTCAAAGCCGCCACCTGCAGGCGGAGCTGTTCCTGAATCCACCTGAAGCGCAGTCCCCGTCGCGCTCACCACTTGCAACTGCTGCAAGTTCGCTAACACCTTACCGGGAGCACTCAACGCCGTCTCTGGCAGCAAAGCATCAGCAGCAATTGCCTCGGACAACGTCACTCCCAACCCCTCGGCCCAATCGTTCGCAAATGCCATCTTGTATGTCAGGGCCTCCGGAGACCCCATCCCATCGACAATCTCCACGCTCCGCACAACCACGCTCATGGTCTGTCCAGCGCTCGTCACAGCCAGTACATCTCCTGGCCAGACGTCCGCCGGATTCACTGCGGCATACGTGCCCGCAACCGCAGCCGCGCGACTCGACGAAAAACTCAGCACTGCCGATGCGGCACTCTCGCAGTCCACGGAACTCCGTGCCTCTGGCTTCAGCACCTTCCCCAGCCACTGCGCGGTACCAGGCATCCCACCCGCGGCCTCCGCTGCTACACTCGCTGCATCTTCCAACCGAGCCACGGCTCTCTGCTGATTCCGATAGGTCACCGTTACAAGTTCGCCAGCCACCGGAACCCGTCCTGCAAAAAAAGTAACCTTACCTGCTGCAGATACGGTGCAGTCCACACCCTCTCCGTTGACACCAATCAAACGGGTCATCGTCACGCCACTCGGCAGCGTGCTAACCACCCAGGCCGAGCCTGTCTGCGTTATCCTGCAGTAACCCATCGACCCAAACAGCTGTACGCTATTCACTGCCACAAAGCTGCATGTGGCCGGCGACGTCGTCACACTCCCGTCGTAGAGCACTGTCGCTGGCGTATTCGAAGCCAGTCCCAAATCTTGCAGCTCAAACACCACGCTCATTGGGGCCGCCACCAGGCCGCCACCGAAGGACTGCACAGCACCGTCGACCATCGCGTAGTAGCTCTGCAGCACGCGCTGCACCTCCACGCAATGCAGCCGAATCCGTAACGTGTAGGTATGCCCTTGCAAGATCGTGAAGACCGTTCCAACTTCTGCTCCCTTCACAAATGGGACTACCACGGTCGCTCCGCCACTCTGCCGCACGTTGTAGCCCGCGAAGCAGTTCGCGCTCTGCGTCGTTCCCGCGTACAGCCCGCACACAACGCCTGCGCTTGCCCCACCCAGCTGCAGACTGCCAGCCTCAATGACGAGTGTTCCTCCCAACTCCAACTGGTCGATCGCCGTCAGCGTCGTCTGCCCGTCGAATCCATTGCCTCCAGTCATCGTCAGCCCGGCAGAGCTCAACCCAAGGTGTGCCGCCGAATCGTTGACCTGCCAGATCTGTGTATCCAGCTCCGCCTCATTGAAGCTGTCCGTCAAAAACTGGGCAGAAGCGGCCGTCTTCTTCGGGCGAAACGGATCCTCTGACAGTTGAAACACCGTCGTCGTTCCATCGCCCGCAAACGTCTCTGTAACGTACGCCGTCGGCTCCATCTCTCCGCTCACCGTGACATCGTTGGCTAACTCCTTCACCGCCGTCGTCTTCAATGCTGCTACCTGCAACGTCCCGTCTCCATCGCTCAACGCATGAGTCACTGTGCCTGCCGGCTGTAGCCCTACCACGCCATCCAGCACGCGGTATGCGGCATACGTCGCACTCGCAACGCCACCCGCATTCTCAGACCAGCTGGTGGCCTGCGATGGTTCAAATACCCCGACCGTCAGACCATTCATCACACCGGCCGTCGTAAACAGCCCGGCATCCACGCGATTGGTCAAAGTCGTCAGCAACTGTCCCCCACTCTGTGCCAATCCAGCTCCGCTCAGCGGAACCGCCTGCTTATCCAGTAGCCACTCATCGCTGACAGCGCTGAATGCGTAGCGATACACAGCCCCCTTCAACCCAGTCCCCTCGTACACAGCCTCCGGATCCGTCGCAATGTAGCCGGTAAATAAGACCGTTCCATTCGCCGCTGTCACAACGACTCGGGCGCGCCGCACCGGCACAGAAACAGCAGCATCGCTCACATCCAACAAACCGCTGCATACCGACGGAGCATTCAACGTGCGAGCGATCTTCAATGGCCCATCGGCGCACAGCGCGGCGCTATAGTCCACTACCCCTGCACCATCCAGATTGTCGATCGTTATATTCATTGCGTTACCGCCGCTTCAATCGGGCCTAGCCCCCGCATGGCCCTCACCTCGTCCACTGTCAGCACCCCGGCCTGCAGCAGCGTCGTCTGGATCTGCAACTCCTGCATCTCATCCCTGCTCTCCAGGTCGTTGAAGCAAAACTCGAACTCGCGCCAACCCAGCTTCTTCGCAAACAGATCTCGCGTAATGTGCTCTGCAATCAGCTTCGCCACAGGAACAATCGCGCTCTGAAACGCCTCATCGGCCATCTCGCCCGCAGTCGACTGGTTCACATCGCTCTCCAGTCCCAGCATCATAGGCGGCAGATCGAACGCATTCGCAATCATGCGAATCAGTGCCTCCTGCCACTGCA is drawn from Edaphobacter lichenicola and contains these coding sequences:
- the sucB gene encoding 2-oxoglutarate dehydrogenase, E2 component, dihydrolipoamide succinyltransferase, which codes for MPTDVVMPQMGESITEGTITKWLKKPGDAIQRDEPLFEISTDKVDAEIPSPTAGTLKEIKISEGTTVQINTVVCSIDESGSASPATPPAKAETAAAPAADSATPAAANTASAAQGNPLAAAGPGTDVLMPQMGESITEGTITKWLKKVGDTVQRDEPIFEISTDKVDAEIPSPIAGVLSEIKVQEGATVTINTVVAVIGGAAGKSSAPTAATPVAPAPAAPAPSPAAATSAAAGERVRSSPLVRKIAKDNNVDLSQVPGTGASGRITKTDIVSHLEQGPKPVTAVSAAPAASPAPAAAKPAAPQPQPGELVPMTKMRSIIAQRMVESKRTSPHVHTVFKVDMTRIVKLREKEKSKYEQRNGVKLTYMPFITRAAIVALRKHPVVNGSIEGEAIRYNKNINIGIAVALDWGLIVPVLKQTEEKNFLGIARGIVDVADRARSKKLAPDEISGGTFTLTNSGIFGEQFGTPIINQPQSAILGIGGLNKEAEVITDKDGNDSIAIRSIQRFTLGFDHRIVDGADAGKFMSDFKAYLENWSEDIG
- the purK gene encoding 5-(carboxyamino)imidazole ribonucleotide synthase — encoded protein: MSSGSSIAKPILPGATIGIFGGGQLGRMTAMAARGMGYRSMVLDPDPACPARFVVDGCIEAGWDDSREAANLARGCDVVTLEIEQISPASMEAAASYAPVRPGGAMLAVIQDRIEQKDWLRRNGFPVGEYRAVRSLDELRDAVTALGGRCFCKSATGGYDGRGQGKVGFVAGASIEDEVRGAWESLGERAGLVEKAVELEREISVLVARAPNGEVKVYPPALNHHENQILEWSVIPAPVSDITEREARKLAEEIADTFGLEGILAVEMFCTKSGELLINELAPRPHNSYHASERGCVTSQFEQLVRAVCDLPLGSVDVVQPAAIVNLLGDLWIEADGSMREPRFDAALAITGVRLHLYEKHKPRKGRKMGHLSAVGTSAEEAITLVKRAKELL
- the purE gene encoding 5-(carboxyamino)imidazole ribonucleotide mutase is translated as MGSRNDYAVMRGAVEVLQEFGVTHEVKVVSAHRTPDLLFDYADAAVERGLRIIIAGAGGAAHLPGMIAAKTVVPVLGVPIPATALQGLDSLLSIVQMPKGIPVGTLAIGASGATNAGLLAVGMLATTDANLREKLVAWRAVRRDEVLAQTVGEDEVDA